TTTGTCTGGTCAAAACTTTGCTTTGCACCACCTTGAACAAGATCTTTACCGCTTAAGAGCAATTTATCATTCGCATCACGAATTGTTAAATTGGCGCTCGTTGATAATATCTTTCTCGCTTCATTCTGATTTTTGACACCTGCTAACTGCACTCGAATTCTGTCTTTATTCTCAATCTGAATTTTTGGTTCACTTACTCCGAGTACATTGACACGAGATTCAAGTGTCTTACTTGTTGCTTTAACGATCTCAGGCGTAATTTTATCTCCTTTTTCAAGTTTATCCACTTTATAAAGTACTTCAAATCCACCTTGCAGATCTAAGCCAAGATTGACTTTATTCATTATGTCTTTTGCTGTAACACCCATTGCACTGAACAATAATACTGTCAGCAGCAAGAGTGCGACGATTCTGCTACGTTTCTTCACACTTTCACCTCTATAATCCTTTTGATGTAAAAAGTATACATCTATTTTCTGAAGGAATCAAAATTATTTATTAGATAATCCTTTAATTGCCTGTTTGTCAAATGTCATTTCAGTGCCTTTATTGTTGACGATAAGTGTAACGAACTGCGCATCTACTGATTTAACAGTACCTTGCAAACCGCCGATCGTAGCGACTTTATCGCCACGCTTTAAATTTCTGATCAGCTGCTGCTGTTCTTTCGCACGCTTTTGCTGTGGCTTTATCATAAAGAAGTAAGCAACGGCAAAAATAGCGACTAATGGTAATAAATTAATTAACAATGCCTGTGTTTCTGGACTCATCTTTATACCTCCTAAAAGTTCTTCGGATTTTCTACATTTAATCCATATTCCTCAAAAAATTCTTCCTTAAAATCTAATAAACGGTCATTTCGAATCGCTTCACGTACTTGTTCCATTAAATTAAGCAGGAAATGCAGGTTATGAATCGTCGTTAAACGGATTCCGAACGTTTCATCTGCTTTAATCAGATGGCGTAAATATGCTTTCGTATAATTTTTGCATGTATAGCAGTCGCATTTTTCATCTAACGGTGTGAAGTCTCTTTCGTACTTTGCATTCTTCACAACAACACGACCTTTAGAGGTCATACATGTCCCGTTTCTTGCAATACGTGTCGGTAATACACAGTCAAACATATCGATACCTCGAATCGCACCTTCAATTAATGCATCCGGTGACCCGACACCCATTAAATACCTAGGTTTATTAAACGGCATAAGCGGCGTCGTATGTTCAAGCATTCGGTACATGATCGGTTTCGGTTCACCTACTGATAGTCCACCAATCGCATAACCCGGGAAGTCCATTGAAATAAGGTCTTTCGCAGATTGGGTACGCAAATCTTCGTATTCTCCACCTTGAATAATACCGAATAACGCCTGATCTTGCGGGCGCTGATGTGCTTCTAGGCATCGTTCTGCCCAGCGCGAAGTTCTTTCAATACTCGCTTTAACATATTCGTAAGTTGCCGGCATCGGTGGACATTCATCAAATGCCATCATAATATCCGAACCCAGATCATTTTGAATATGCATTGCCTTTTCTGGGCTTAAGAACAGTTTAGAGCCGTTCAGATGATGTCTGAAATGCACACCTTCTTCTTCAATCTTACGCATATCGCTTAAACTGAATACTTGAAAACCACCACTATCAGTCAGAATCGGACCGTCCCAGTTCATAAACTTATGTAATCCACCCGCCTCGCGGATAATATCATTTCCTGGACGTAACCATAAATGATACGTATTACTTAAAATAATTTTTGCATTCATCGCTTTTAGTTCTTCCGGACTCATCGTCTTAACTGTAGCTTGCGTACCTACAGGCATAAACATCGGTGTTTCGAATGAACCATGCGGTGTATGCACAATACCTAGGCGTGCACCCGATTGCTTACAAGTTTTTATATGTTCGTATGTTACTGCGTTCATAATTCTCTCCTTTAATAGATAAACATAGCATCTCCGAAACTGAAAAATCGATACTTTTCATTCACAGCTTCATGATATGCATTCATTATAAATTCTTTCGTAGCAAGACTTGAAACAAGCATCACTAATGTTGACTTTGGCAGATGGAAGTTTGTTATCATGGCATCAACTGCTTTAAATGAATAACCTGGATAGATAAAGATATCTGTCCAGCCACTCTGTGCTGTAAAATGACCCGAATCATCTGCGATAGTCTCTAATGTACGTGTTGAAGTTGTACCTACTGTTATTATTCTGTTTCCACGATTACGTGTATCATTTAATAATTCTGCTGTCTCTTCAGTCATCTCGTAATATTCACTATGCATCTTATGACTTTCAACATCATCGACACTGACCGGTCGAAATGTACCGAGACCGACATGCAGTGTAATATAAGCGATATTGACTCCTTTAGCTTTAATTGTCTCAAGCAAAGATTCAGTAAAATGCAGTCCAGCAGTAGGTGCTGCCGCACTTCCTGTAGCACGGGCATACACTGTCTGATATCGACTTTGGTCATCTAATGTTTCTTTAATATATGGTGGCAATGGCATCAAACCAAGCTCATCTAAACGCTCCTGAAGTATCCCGTCATAGTGCAGCTGCATAATACGGCCGCCTTGATCAAGTTCCTCAACACACGTTGCAACAATCTTACCTTCACCGAAAGAGACGCGTGTCCCGACTGTAACACGTTTCGCCGGTTTAATCAGTACTTCCCAGCCATTATCATGTTCAGTCAGCATCAGCATTTCAATCTTTGCACCTGTATCTTCCTTTACACCGAACAATCGTGCCGGCATGACTTTCGTATCATTGAGCACTAAAGTATCTCCGGCATTCAGATAATCGATAATCGATTTAAAGGTTGTATGCTTGATTTCGCCTGTAAGCTTATTCAGTGTAAGGAGTCGACTAGCTGTACGGTCTTGTAACGGTGTCTGCGCAATTAGAGACTCCGGTAAGTTAAAATCGAATTCATTTACATCCACAATTATTTCCTCTTTTCATTAACATATGGCACATTCAGATGTTCATAGGCATGTACAGTTGCAACACGTCCACGTGCTGTTCTCTCCAGTAAGCCTTTTTGAATCAAGTAAGGTTCATAAACATCTTCTAAAGTTATGCGTTCTTCCCCTATTGAAACTGCAATCGTATCAAGTCCTACCGGCCCACCATTGTAGCGTTCAATGATGGCTCGTAAAATCTTGTGATCGATATGGTCAAGTCCATATTGATCCACCTGTAATAAATTGAGTGCATGTGTCGTCATATCAATATCTATTTGTCCATTATTTTTAACTTGGGCAAAATCTCTTACTCGCTTTAACAGTCGATTCGCTATTCTTGGAGTTCCTCGACTTCTTAGCGCAATTTCTTGAACCGATTGTGCATCTATTGACACCTCAAATACATCTGCAGTTCTTGACACAATATGAGATAAGTCTTTCATCTCGTAATAATCTAATCTCAGATGGACACCAAAACGATCTCTAAGCGGTGCAGATAAACTTCCTGCTCGTGTCGTTGCTCCAACAAGTGTAAATGGAGGAAGATCAATTCTGATACTGCGCGCTTCCTCTCCCTTTCCAACAACAATATCTAAGCAGAAATCTTCCATCGCTGGATAGAGTACTTCTTCAACAACGCGTGATATTCTATGAATTTCATCAATAAATAACACGTCACCCGCATTTAAACTTGATAAAATTGCTGCTAAATCTCCTGGCCTTTCAATCGAAGGACCAGAAGTAATTTTAATATTGACGTCGAGTTCATGCGCAATAATATTCGCGAGCGTCGTCTTACCTAATCCTGGCGGTCCATAGAGCAGCACATGATCAAGCGCTTCATTTCTGAGCTTTGCAGCTTGAATAAAGACATCAAGATTCTCCTTGATCTTATGCTGTCCAATATATTGGGAAAGTCGCTCTGGTCTGAGAGAGAGTTCTTCTTCAACTTCGTAATGATCAATTAAATTGTTATCAACGATTCTATCGTCCAAAATAACACATCCTTTTTATAACACAAACAACTGTAATCCTTGCTTAACATATTCATCCACACTGCTCAACTGTTTTTTCTTGAGTTCTTTTTCAATCTTTGAAATTTCTCGTTTTGAGTATCCTAATGCTTCAAATGCAAGTAAAGCCTCATCTAACAGTGTTTTATCTACTTCATTGAATAATTCACTTTCATCCGTAATCGTCAATTTACCTTTTAAATCTAGAATGATCTGTCTCGCTGTTTTCTTTCCTATTCCTGGAAATTTAATCAAATAACTTTCATTTTCCGATTCAATTGCTTTAATAATTTCTTCTGGCGCACTTGTAGCTAATATTGCAAGTGCTGATTTCGGACCAATTCCTGTTACTTTATTCAAAGCATTGAACATTGCTTTCTCTTCTTCATCTTTAAATCCATAGAGTAGCTGTGCATCTTCTCTTACGACTAGCTGTGTATGAAGCGTAATCATCTGATTTAGCTGATGATTAAATCGATACGGGTTGGGTGTCAGGCATTCATAACCTATCCCACTTACTTCTATCACAAGATGCGTCGGTTGTACTGTCGTTACTTCACCTTTTAAATATGCGTACATAGTTCCTCCTATAAGCTCATTCCAAGGAGCTTTACATCATTGACATACTCTATCGAACCTATTGCTTCAATGAGTTCATTAATCGTCATATCAATATTTGTGGCATTCAATGAAATCGTAATGGTCGTCTTCTCTTTAATCGGAATGGTCTGATGAATCGTTAATACTGATCCATTCTGTAAAGCGATAAAGGATAATATCTTACTTAATAGACCGACCTTATCATCAACTTGTACCATAATCGTTAAATTCTTTTCACGCGTCTTTTCATCAACAGGAAAGATCGTATCCTTATATTTGTAATAAGCGCTGCGTGATAAATCATGTTGTTTAACGGCATCAAATATCGATAGTTTAGGATTCTTATCGAGTAGATCTTTAATCAATAATGTCTTCTTTACAGATTCAGGCAGCACATCTTCACGTATTAAATAAAATTTCTTTTGTGTCGTCATTATATACACCTTCTATTCAATAAATTCAAATTCACCACGCAGAATACGTACCGTATCTCCATTTTTTGCACCACGTTCACGCAATGCATCATCAATACCCATCGTACGCATTTGTCGAGCAAAACGTCGCACTGACGCATCTCTTGTAAAGTCTGTCATCTTGAACAGACGTTCTATTGAATTACCACTTACGACATATGCCCCGTCGTCATCGCGTGTAATTTCAAAATGATCCACTGATTTCTCATGTTTATACATAACACGGTGAACCGCACCTGCTTCTTCATCAAGATCGTAATCGATATCTTTCGTTTCATCTAATAGATCTGCGGTTTTATAGAGCAACGTATCAATATTTTGATATGTCGCTGCACTCAGTTCAATGATTTCAACATCTTCTGTCAGTTTAGATTTAAATTCCTGTAGATACTCCTCGGCATTTGGCATATCCATCTTGTTCGCCACAATAATTTGCGGACGACGTGCAAGTTTTTCATTATATTGCTTTAATTCTCTGTTTATCGTTGTATAATCCTCAAACGGATCACGACCATCCGTACGCCCCATATCAATCATATGAATGATAACTCGTGTACGCTCAACATGTTTAAGGAACTGATGTCCAAGTCCAACTCCTTCTGATGCACCTTCAATTAATCCTGGAAGATCGGCCATCACAAAACTACGTTGATCTTTCGTCTGAACAACACCGAGATTTGGTTTAATCGTAGTAAAATGATATGCACCAATCTTAGGCTTTGCTTTAGAGACAATTGATAATAAAGTGGATTTACCTACACTTGGATATCCAACGAGTCCAACATCCGCCAGTAACTTTAATTCAAGAGAAACTTCTACTTCCTCACCAGGTTCACCATTCTCACAGAAGTCAGGTGCCGGGTTACTTGCTGAAGCAAAACGAGAATTTCCTCGACCACCACGACCACCACGTGCAACTACTGCACGCTGCTCATGCGTTACTAGGTCTGCAATAATTTCACCTGTCTCTGCATTTTTGATGACTGTACCAGGCGGAACTTTTAATACGAGATCCTTTGCCCCACGACCATGCATATTACTCGATTGACCATTTTCACCTTGCTCAGCTTTAAACATACGTTGAAATCTGAAATCAAGTAATGTTCTTAATCCTTCATCCACTTCAAACACAATCGAAGCACCTTTACCGCCATCGCCACCTGCTGGTCCCCCGAGCGGAACATATTTTTCACGACGGTAAGCAACGATTCCGTTACCTCCATCTCCTGCTTTTAAATTAATCTTTACCTGATCTATAAACATCTAGACACCTCTTTTATTTATTTCATATTTGTATTCTATTAATTCTTCATTTAATTCAGTTACTGCCGGATGTATCGTTTCGTTTATAATTCTTCCTGTTAAGACAAACAGCAGTTCAAATGTATCGTCAGTTTCAAAGATACTGATCGTTATCAGTCCCTTTTCTTCAATACGATGACCGGCATCTGCAATCACGTCATTAAATATTGATGAAACACGCATATCATATAAGCCAATTGCACTGGATAGCGTATCTATTTCAAATGCGAAATCAAATTTATCCTGTTCTATTTTGTATTGTATGTAACGATCAATCGTCTGGTTTAATGGCAGCTTTAAAAATTGCTGCTCTTCTTTAAACGACATCACAATGCTTTGAATAAGTCTATCTCTTTTCTCATGCTGTCCGAGCTGTGTATATATATCTATCAACTGCAATTGGTTTGCAAAATCATGTTTCATCTTATAGTAGATATCTCGGCGATCCATTTTCTCACCTCTTACATAGTATAACACGGAATAACACTTTGTATACGTCAGACGAACACTATTATGTGTGATAAAAAAAGGACAGCATACAAAACCTTTGAGGATTTTGTACATGTCCAGTGTTTAAAATTAAGAAAAAAGACTTGAGACAACTGTCCCAAGTCCCATAATTCACATTATTTCGCTTCAGCGTATACTGATACTTTCTTTTTGTCGCGTCCGAAACGTTCGAATTTAACAACGCCGTCGATTTTAGCGTAAAGCGTATCATCGCCACCACGTCCAACGTTTTCACCAGCGAAAATTTTAGTACCACGTTGACGGTATAAAATTGAACCACCAGTTACGAATTGACCATCAGCACGTTTAGCACCTAAACGTTTTGATTCAGAGTCACGTCCGTTACGTGTAGAACCTACCCCTTTTTTCGATGCGAAGAATTGTAAGTTTAATTTTAACATGAGTTACACCTCACTTATAATTTAGTTTTATATATTGTCCATATTCTGCTTCAATCGTCTGTAGTGACACGAGCATTGACTGGATGATCAGCTGTGCTTCCTTATTATTAAGGTCCACAACTCTAGCAGTAAAGTAACCACCATCATCTGCATAATCAATATCCGGTCTTTCATCTGTCAAACCCATAA
Above is a window of Macrococcoides canis DNA encoding:
- the yajC gene encoding preprotein translocase subunit YajC, producing MSPETQALLINLLPLVAIFAVAYFFMIKPQQKRAKEQQQLIRNLKRGDKVATIGGLQGTVKSVDAQFVTLIVNNKGTEMTFDKQAIKGLSNK
- the tgt gene encoding tRNA guanosine(34) transglycosylase Tgt codes for the protein MNAVTYEHIKTCKQSGARLGIVHTPHGSFETPMFMPVGTQATVKTMSPEELKAMNAKIILSNTYHLWLRPGNDIIREAGGLHKFMNWDGPILTDSGGFQVFSLSDMRKIEEEGVHFRHHLNGSKLFLSPEKAMHIQNDLGSDIMMAFDECPPMPATYEYVKASIERTSRWAERCLEAHQRPQDQALFGIIQGGEYEDLRTQSAKDLISMDFPGYAIGGLSVGEPKPIMYRMLEHTTPLMPFNKPRYLMGVGSPDALIEGAIRGIDMFDCVLPTRIARNGTCMTSKGRVVVKNAKYERDFTPLDEKCDCYTCKNYTKAYLRHLIKADETFGIRLTTIHNLHFLLNLMEQVREAIRNDRLLDFKEEFFEEYGLNVENPKNF
- the queA gene encoding tRNA preQ1(34) S-adenosylmethionine ribosyltransferase-isomerase QueA, with the protein product MDVNEFDFNLPESLIAQTPLQDRTASRLLTLNKLTGEIKHTTFKSIIDYLNAGDTLVLNDTKVMPARLFGVKEDTGAKIEMLMLTEHDNGWEVLIKPAKRVTVGTRVSFGEGKIVATCVEELDQGGRIMQLHYDGILQERLDELGLMPLPPYIKETLDDQSRYQTVYARATGSAAAPTAGLHFTESLLETIKAKGVNIAYITLHVGLGTFRPVSVDDVESHKMHSEYYEMTEETAELLNDTRNRGNRIITVGTTSTRTLETIADDSGHFTAQSGWTDIFIYPGYSFKAVDAMITNFHLPKSTLVMLVSSLATKEFIMNAYHEAVNEKYRFFSFGDAMFIY
- the ruvB gene encoding Holliday junction branch migration DNA helicase RuvB, coding for MDDRIVDNNLIDHYEVEEELSLRPERLSQYIGQHKIKENLDVFIQAAKLRNEALDHVLLYGPPGLGKTTLANIIAHELDVNIKITSGPSIERPGDLAAILSSLNAGDVLFIDEIHRISRVVEEVLYPAMEDFCLDIVVGKGEEARSIRIDLPPFTLVGATTRAGSLSAPLRDRFGVHLRLDYYEMKDLSHIVSRTADVFEVSIDAQSVQEIALRSRGTPRIANRLLKRVRDFAQVKNNGQIDIDMTTHALNLLQVDQYGLDHIDHKILRAIIERYNGGPVGLDTIAVSIGEERITLEDVYEPYLIQKGLLERTARGRVATVHAYEHLNVPYVNEKRK
- the ruvA gene encoding Holliday junction branch migration protein RuvA; translation: MYAYLKGEVTTVQPTHLVIEVSGIGYECLTPNPYRFNHQLNQMITLHTQLVVREDAQLLYGFKDEEEKAMFNALNKVTGIGPKSALAILATSAPEEIIKAIESENESYLIKFPGIGKKTARQIILDLKGKLTITDESELFNEVDKTLLDEALLAFEALGYSKREISKIEKELKKKQLSSVDEYVKQGLQLFVL
- a CDS encoding ACT domain-containing protein, coding for MTTQKKFYLIREDVLPESVKKTLLIKDLLDKNPKLSIFDAVKQHDLSRSAYYKYKDTIFPVDEKTREKNLTIMVQVDDKVGLLSKILSFIALQNGSVLTIHQTIPIKEKTTITISLNATNIDMTINELIEAIGSIEYVNDVKLLGMSL
- the obgE gene encoding GTPase ObgE; translation: MFIDQVKINLKAGDGGNGIVAYRREKYVPLGGPAGGDGGKGASIVFEVDEGLRTLLDFRFQRMFKAEQGENGQSSNMHGRGAKDLVLKVPPGTVIKNAETGEIIADLVTHEQRAVVARGGRGGRGNSRFASASNPAPDFCENGEPGEEVEVSLELKLLADVGLVGYPSVGKSTLLSIVSKAKPKIGAYHFTTIKPNLGVVQTKDQRSFVMADLPGLIEGASEGVGLGHQFLKHVERTRVIIHMIDMGRTDGRDPFEDYTTINRELKQYNEKLARRPQIIVANKMDMPNAEEYLQEFKSKLTEDVEIIELSAATYQNIDTLLYKTADLLDETKDIDYDLDEEAGAVHRVMYKHEKSVDHFEITRDDDGAYVVSGNSIERLFKMTDFTRDASVRRFARQMRTMGIDDALRERGAKNGDTVRILRGEFEFIE
- a CDS encoding Spo0B domain-containing protein, yielding MDRRDIYYKMKHDFANQLQLIDIYTQLGQHEKRDRLIQSIVMSFKEEQQFLKLPLNQTIDRYIQYKIEQDKFDFAFEIDTLSSAIGLYDMRVSSIFNDVIADAGHRIEEKGLITISIFETDDTFELLFVLTGRIINETIHPAVTELNEELIEYKYEINKRGV
- the rpmA gene encoding 50S ribosomal protein L27; this encodes MLKLNLQFFASKKGVGSTRNGRDSESKRLGAKRADGQFVTGGSILYRQRGTKIFAGENVGRGGDDTLYAKIDGVVKFERFGRDKKKVSVYAEAK
- a CDS encoding ribosomal-processing cysteine protease Prp, translating into MINVTVLVNEDGLVTEFTMEGHADSAPHGQDLVCAGASAVVFGSMNAVMGLTDERPDIDYADDGGYFTARVVDLNNKEAQLIIQSMLVSLQTIEAEYGQYIKLNYK